The following are encoded together in the Lytechinus variegatus isolate NC3 chromosome 19, Lvar_3.0, whole genome shotgun sequence genome:
- the LOC121406361 gene encoding 2-amino-1-hydroxyethylphosphonate dioxygenase (glycine-forming)-like, translating to MAGNVDVESVVDRIFKLFDDHGSEDYIGEPVSQTEHMIQCAMQAEQGGYGEEVILGALLHDIGHLVGMEQGSSRMETGGVALGAANHEILGERFLLDLGLPETVCKLVRGHVDAKRYLVYKNEEYRKQLSEASKMTLVHQGGPMDADEAASFEASQYHDLILQMRQWDERAKVKGLPIDPLQKYKEMCRRVVGNCGKV from the exons ATGGCGGGAAATGTGGACGTTGAATCTGTAGTCGACCGTATCTTCAAGCTGTTTGATGACCATGGCAGTGAAGATTACATAGGGGAGCCGGTTTCGCAGACTGAACACATGATTCAATGTGCTATGCAGGCAGAGCAGGGCGGCTACGGAGAGGAG GTCATATTAGGTGCACTGCTCCACGACATTGGGCATCTCGTTGGCATGGAGCAAGGCTCATCTCGCATGGAAACAGGCGGGGTTGCTTTGGGAGCAGCGAATCATGAGATCTTGGGAGAGAGGTTCCTGCTCGACCTCGGTCTTCCGGAAACAGTTTGCAAGCTGGTCAGAGGTCACGTGGACGCCAAAAGATACTTGGTTTACAAGAACGAAGAATATAGAAAAC AACTGTCAGAAGCAAGTAAGATGACGCTTGTACACCAAGGTGGCCCCATGGATGCTGATGAAGCGGCCTCCTTTGAGGCGTCCCAATACCATGACCTCATCCTTCAAATGAGACAATGGGATGAAAGGGCAAAGGTCAAGGGGTTACCGATTGACCCACTCCAGAAGTACAAGGAAATGTGCAGGAGAGTTGTTGGAAACTGTGGCAAAGTGTGA
- the LOC121405955 gene encoding mucin-5AC-like, whose amino-acid sequence MVYITMRALVVILISALAVTVIADSSSESNSRSGSWSGKSKRRRLRTRAPTTTQPATVMTTGLKPTTLQAMATASSTQTLTTPSACVQTCIDMCSTTTFAATTTIPNEATTNLSTDLQSQTTQGATTNTPTAGALVTQPPTESPTELSTQAGSTTILPTEGTSNPSPEATSETLTESTPESTTKSSTSDATPATTQVATDTPTQVSTNAATQASTNAPTQATTNAPTQAATNAPTQATTNAPTQATTNAPTQATTNAPTLATTNAPTQATTNAPTQATTNAPTQATTNAPTQATTNVPTKATTNAPTQATTNAPTQASTNAPTQATTIAPTETSTNAPTQATTNAPTQATTVAPTQVTTSNVISITPLTEIVTNAAVLTTTVPVELTTITETTETKLSTKAPQETTTSALTQATTNAPTEASTNAPTQASTNAPTQATTNTPTQATTNAPTQASTNAPTQASTNAPTQASTNAPTQATTNAPTQAITNAPTQATTNAPTQATTNAPTQATTNAPTQATTNAPTQATTNAPTQATTNAPTQATTSAPTQATSNAPTQAATNAPTQATTNAPTQATTNAPTQATTNTPTQATTNAPTQATTNAPTQPTTNAPTQGTTNAPTQATTNAPTQATTNAPTQATTNAPTQVTTSNVISITPLTDIVTNAAVLTTTVPVELTTITETTETKLSTKAPQETTTSALTQASTNAPTQASTNAPTQATTNAPTQGTTNAPTQATTNAPTQATTNAPTQATTNAPTQVTTSNVISITPLTDIVTNAAVLTTTVPVELTTITETTETKLSTKAPQETTTSALTQATTNAPTEASTNAPTQASTNAPTQATTNAPTQATTNAPTQGTTNAPTQATTNAPTQATTNAPTQATTNAPTQATTNAPTQATTNAPTQATTNAPTQPTTNAPTQGTTNASTQATTNAPTQATTNAPTQATTNAPTQVTTSNVISITPLTDIVTNAAVLTTTVPVELTTITETTETKLSTKAPQETTTSALTQATTNAPTEASTNAPTEASTNAPTQASTNAPTQATTNAPTQATTNAPTQASTNAPTQATTNAPTQATTDAPTQATTNAPTQATTNAPTQATTNAPTQATTNAPTQATTNAPTQAITNAPTQATTNAPTQATTNAPTQATTNAPTQATSIAPTQATTNAPNQATTNAPTQATTNAPTQASTIAPTQTSTNAPTQATTNAPTQASTNAPTQATTNAPTQTSTNAPTQATTNAPTQATTNAPTQVTTSNVISITPLTDIVTNAAVLTTTVPVELTTITETTETKLSTKAPQETTTSALTQATPNAPTEATTNAPTQATTNAPTQATTNAPTQATTNAPTQATTNAPTQATTNAPTQATTNAPTQATTNAPTQATTNAPTQATTNAPTQATTNAPTQATTNAPTQATTNAPTQATTNAPTQATTNAPTQATTNAPNQATTNAPTQATTNAPTQASTNAPTQTSTNAPTQATTNAPTQTSTNAPPQATTNAPTQASTNAPTQATTNAPTQVTTSNVISITPLTDIVTNAAVLTTTVPVELTTITETTETKLSTKAPQETTTSALTQATTNAPTEASTNAPTQASTNAPTQATTNTPTQATTNAPTQASTNAPTQASTNAPTQASTNAPSHATTNAPTQGTTNAPTQATTNAPTLATTNAPTQATTNAPTQATTNAPTQATTNALTQATTNAPTQATTNAPTQATTNAPTQATTNAPTQATTNAPTQATTNAPTQATTNAPTQATTIAANQASTNALTQATTIAPTQATTNAPTQATTNAPTQATTNAPTQASTNAPTQATTNAPTQATTNAATQVSTNAPTQATTSAPTQATTNAPTQATTNAPTQATTNAPTQATTNAPTQATTNAPTQTITNAPTQATTDAPTQATTNAFTEVTTSAPTETTTNAPTQATTNTPTEVVTTAVQTQPITTTPVVSTSSTTVAPIAVIEACETSCSPNQALDTCRQIFDAFDMTLSALFCDGLASAAASVICTACALSNIV is encoded by the coding sequence CAGGTAGCAACTGATACTCCTACTCAAGTATCAACCAATGCTGCCACTCAAGCCTCAACAAACGCTCCCACTCAAGCAACAACCAATGCTCCCACTCAAGCAGCAACCAATGCTCCTACTCAAGCAACAACAAATGCTCCTACTCAAGCAACAACAAATGCTCCTACTCAAGCAACAACAAATGCTCCCACTCTAGCAACAACCAATGCTCCCACTCAAGCAACAACCAATGCTCCCACTCAAGCAACAACCAATGCTCCCACTCAGGCAACAACCAATGCTCCTACTCAAGCAACAACGAATGTTCCTACTAAAGCAACAACCAATGCTCCTACTCAAGCAACAACCAATGCTCCCACTCAAGCATCAACAAATGCTCCCACTCAAGCAACAACCATTGCTCCTACTGAAACATCAACCAATGCTCCCACTCAAGCAACAACCAATGCTCCTACTCAAGCAACAACCGTTGCTCCTACTCAAGTAACAACTTCAAATGTTATTTCCATTACACCTCTGACTGAAATTGTAACAAATGCAGCTGTCCTAACGACGACTGTTCCAGTGGAATTAACGACCATTACCGAGACTACTGAGACGAAATTATCGACAAAGGCCCCTCAAGAAACAACAACATCTGCTCTCACTCAAGCAACAACCAATGCTCCTACTGAAGCATCAACCAATGCTCCCACTCAAGCCTCAACAAACGCCCCCACTCAAGCAACAACCAATACTCCTACTCAAGCAACAACCAATGCTCCCACTCAGGCCTCAACAAATGCTCCTACTCAAGCCTCAACAAACGCCCCCACTCAAGCCTCAACAAATGCTCCTACTCAAGCAACAACCAATGCTCCTACTCAAGCAATAACCAATGCTCCTACTCAAGCAACAACCAATGCTCCCACTCAAGCAACAACCAATGCTCCTACTCAAGCAACAACCAATGCTCCCACCCAAGCAACAACCAATGCTCCTACTCAAGCAACAACCAATGCTCCTACTCAAGCAACAACCAATGCTCCTACTCAAGCAACAACCAGTGCTCCTACTCAAGCAACATCTAATGCTCCCACCCAAGCAGCAACCAATGCTCCTACTCAAGCAACAACCAATGCTCCTACTCAAGCAACAACCAATGCTCCTACTCAAGCAACAACCAATACTCCCACTCAAGCAACAACAAATGCTCCTACTCAAGCAACAACAAATGCTCCTACTCAACCAACAACCAATGCTCCTACTCAAGGAACAACAAATGCTCCTACTCAAGCAACAACCAATGCTCCCACTCAAGCAACAACCAATGCTCCTACTCAAGCAACAACCAATGCTCCTACTCAAGTAACAACTTCAAATGTTATTTCCATTACACCTCTGACTGACATTGTAACAAATGCAGCTGTCCTAACGACGACTGTTCCGGTGGAATTAACGACCATTACCGAGACTACGGAGACGAAATTATCAACAAAGGCCCCTCAAGAAACAACAACATCTGCTCTTACTCAAGCATCAACCAATGCTCCCACTCAAGCCTCAACAAACGCCCCCACTCAAGCAACAACGAATGCTCCTACTCAAGGAACAACAAATGCTCCTACTCAAGCAACAACCAATGCTCCCACTCAAGCAACAACCAATGCTCCTACTCAAGCAACAACCAATGCTCCTACTCAAGTAACAACTTCAAATGTTATTTCCATTACACCTCTGACTGACATTGTAACAAATGCAGCTGTCCTAACGACGACTGTTCCGGTGGAATTAACGACCATTACCGAGACTACGGAGACGAAATTATCAACAAAGGCCCCTCAAGAAACAACAACATCTGCTCTCACTCAAGCAACAACCAATGCTCCTACTGAAGCATCAACCAATGCTCCCACTCAAGCCTCAACAAACGCCCCCACTCAAGCAACAACGAATGCTCCTACTCAAGCAACAACCAATGCTCCTACTCAAGGAACAACCAATGCTCCTACTCAAGCAACAACCAATGCTCCTACTCAAGCAACAACCAATGCTCCCACTCAAGCAACAACCAATGCTCCTACTCAAGCAACAACCAATGCTCCCACTCAAGCAACAACAAATGCTCCTACTCAAGCAACAACAAATGCTCCTACTCAACCAACAACCAATGCTCCTACTCAAGGAACAACAAATGCTTCTACTCAAGCAACAACCAATGCTCCCACTCAAGCAACAACCAATGCTCCTACTCAAGCAACAACCAATGCTCCTACTCAAGTAACAACTTCAAATGTTATTTCCATTACACCTCTGACTGACATTGTAACAAATGCAGCTGTCCTAACGACGACTGTTCCGGTGGAATTAACGACCATTACCGAGACTACGGAGACGAAATTATCAACAAAGGCCCCTCAAGAAACAACAACATCTGCTCTCACTCAAGCAACAACCAATGCTCCTACTGAAGCATCAACCAATGCTCCTACTGAAGCATCAACCAATGCTCCCACTCAAGCCTCAACAAACGCCCCCACTCAAGCAACAACGAATGCTCCTACTCAAGCAACAACCAATGCTCCCACTCAGGCCTCAACAAATGCTCCTACTCAAGCAACAACCAATGCTCCTACTCAAGCAACAACCGATGCTCCTACTCAAGCAACAACCAATGCTCCTACTCAAGCAACAACCAATGCTCCTACTCAAGCAACAACCAATGCTCCTACTCAAGCAACAACCAATGCTCCGACTCAAGCAACAACCAATGCTCCTACTCAAGCAATAACCAATGCTCCCACCCAAGCAACAACCAATGCTCCTACTCAAGCAACAACCAATGCTCCTACTCAAGCAACAACCAATGCTCCTACTCAAGCAACATCTATTGCTCCCACCCAAGCAACAACCAATGCTCCTAATCAAGCAACAACCAATGCTCCCACACAAGCAACAACAAATGCTCCTACTCAAGCATCAACTATTGCTCCTACTCAAACATCAACCAATGCTCCTACTCAAGCAACAACCAATGCTCCCACTCAAGCATCAACCAATGCTCCCACTCAAGCAACAACCAATGCTCCTACTCAAACATCGACCAATGCTCCCACTCAAGCAACAACCAATGCTCCTACTCAAGCAACAACCAATGCTCCTACTCAAGTAACAACTTCAAATGTTATTTCCATTACACCTCTGACTGACATTGTAACAAATGCAGCTGTCCTAACGACGACTGTTCCAGTGGAATTAACGACCATTACCGAGACTACTGAGACGAAATTATCAACAAAGGCCCCACAAGAAACAACAACATCTGCTCTCACTCAAGCAACACCCAATGCTCCTACTGAGGCAACAACCAATGCTCCTACTCAAGCAACAACCAATGCTCCTACTCAAGCAACAACCAATGCTCCCACTCAAGCAACAACCAATGCTCCTACTCAAGCAACAACCAATGCTCCCACCCAAGCAACAACCAATGCTCCTACTCAAGCAACAACCAATGCTCCTACTCAAGCAACAACCAATGCTCCTACTCAAGCAACAACCAATGCTCCTACTCAAGCAACAACCAATGCTCCCACCCAAGCAACAACCAATGCTCCTACTCAAGCAACAACCAATGCTCCTACTCAAGCAACAACCAATGCTCCTACTCAAGCAACAACCAATGCTCCTACTCAAGCAACAACCAATGCTCCTACTCAAGCAACAACCAATGCTCCTAATCAAGCAACAACCAATGCTCCCACCCAAGCAACAACCAATGCTCCTACTCAAGCATCAACTAATGCTCCTACTCAAACATCAACCAATGCTCCTACTCAAGCAACAACCAATGCTCCCACTCAAACATCAACCAATGCTCCTCCTCAAGCAACAACCAATGCTCCCACTCAAGCATCAACCAATGCTCCCACTCAAGCAACAACCAATGCTCCTACTCAAGTAACAACTTCAAATGTTATTTCCATTACACCTCTGACTGACATTGTAACAAATGCAGCTGTCCTAACGACGACTGTTCCAGTGGAATTAACGACCATTACCGAGACTACTGAGACGAAATTATCAACAAAGGCCCCTCAAGAAACAACAACATCTGCTCTCACTCAAGCAACAACCAATGCTCCTACTGAAGCATCAACCAATGCTCCCACTCAAGCCTCAACAAACGCGCCCACTCAAGCAACAACCAATACTCCTACTCAAGCAACAACCAATGCTCCCACTCAGGCCTCAACAAATGCTCCTACTCAAGCCTCAACAAACGCCCCCACTCAAGCCTCAACAAATGCTCCTTCTCATGCAACAACCAATGCTCCTACTCAAGGAACAACCAATGCTCCTACTCAAGCAACAACCAATGCTCCCACTCTAGCAACAACCAATGCTCCTACTCAAGCAACAACAAACGCTCCCACTCAAGCAACAACCAATGCTCCTACTCAAGCAACAACCAATGCGCTTACTCAAGCAACAACCAATGCTCCTACTCAAGCAACAACAAACGCTCCCACTCAAGCAACGACCAATGCTCCTACTCAAGCAACAACCAATGCTCCTACTCAAGCAACAACAAACGCTCCCACGCAAGCAACGACCAATGCTCCTACTCAAGCAACAACCAATGCTCCTACTCAAGCAACAACTATTGCTGCCAATCAAGCATCAACGAATGCTCTTACTCAAGCAACAACAATTGCTCCTACTCAAGCAACAACCAATGCTCCTACTCAAGCAACAACCAATGCTCCTACTCAAGCAACAACCAATGCTCCTACTCAAGCATCAACAAACGCTCCCACTCAAGCAACAACCAACGCTCCTACTCAAGCAACGACCAATGCTGCTACTCAGGTGTCAACAAATGCTCCCACTCAAGCAACAACAAGTGCTCCCACTCAAGCAACAACCAATGCTCCCACTCAAGCAACAACCAATGCTCCCACTCAAGCAACAACCAATGCTCCTACTCAAGCTACAACCAATGCTCCTACTCAAGCAACAACCAATGCTCCCACTCAAACAATAACCAATGCTCCCACTCAAGCAACCACCGATGCTCCTACCCAAGCGACAACCAATGCTTTTACTGAGGTAACAACAAGTGCTCCCACCGAAACAACTACCAATGCCCCTACTCAGGCAACCACTAATACTCCAACCGAAGTAGTGACCACAGCAGTTCAAACTCAACCCATTACAACCACCCCCGTTGTTTCAACCAGCAGCACAACTGTTGCACCAATTGCCGTTATCGAGGCATGCGAAACGTCGTGCTCCCCTAACCAGGCACTTGATACCTGTCGTCAAATCTTCGATGCTTTTGACATGACTCTCTCTGCCTTGTTCTGTGATGGCCTAGCTTCTGCCGCAGCAAGTGTCATCTGCACGGCATGCGCTCTTAGCAATATCGTTTAA
- the LOC121406015 gene encoding muscarinic acetylcholine receptor M3-like, translated as MVFSSSSGLGVAGNGSAISESVDSYPSDYNYSLSSDHTFDYSSNYFSSYTYEYPFSSTWLAIVPMIVSIMSVVTFLGNLFVILAYIRDKRIRASVANLFILNLAMTDIIVGALVWTINLSWLIKDSWILGEIFCKLWLVLDYSVVLISVWTMVLISWDRYCLLTMGMRYQTFQTKKRIGVILGCVWAATFIWYFILAFAWDSIAGENKIDYTDNCEMGFALSFLGTMLQNVISFFIPLSVLIFFNLAVYANIKRRSRGVVGQSPPSNKSNQATQSTVLSQEGTGSSEGQGNHPLTDMKAAECSEPGPSTASFRTTIQHIQLPEYKPVSGRIAVEPNTEERSFAKHRRAAIVLSILVGCFLICWLPSQVSTFMYAICGTGCVTDLTWEVTSSFVWSNSTINPFIYAATNKLFRRNFVHSLCLDRWICDLKRCKVKRKR; from the coding sequence ATGGTTTTTAGTAGTTCAAGTGGCTTGGGAGTAGCGGGAAACGGGAGTGCCATCTCCGAATCTGTGGACAGTTACCCCTCTGATTACAACTACAGCCTTTCTTCGGACCACACTTTCGATTACTCATCAAACTATTTCTCTTCGTACACCTACGAGTATCCATTCTCTTCAACGTGGCTTGCCATTGTTCCAATGATTGTTTCCATCATGAGTGTCGTGACGTTCCTTGGAAACCTCTTTGTCATCCTTGCTTACATCCGGGACAAACGCATCCGGGCGAGCGTGGCAAACCTCTTCATCCTCAACCTCGCAATGACTGATATCATAGTAGGAGCGCTGGTCTGGACGATCAACCTATCATGGCTCATAAAGGACTCCTGGATACTTGGCGAGATCTTCTGCAAGCTTTGGTTGGTGTTGGACTACTCGGTGGTTCTCATATCCGTCTGGACAATGGTCCTGATAAGCTGGGATCGCTACTGTCTTCTGACAATGGGCATGAGGTACCAGACTTTCCAGACCAAGAAGAGAATTGGTGTCATACTTGGCTGCGTTTGGGCAGCTACATTCATATGGTACTTCATCCTTGCTTTTGCATGGGATTCTATCGCAGGAGAAAACAAGATAGATTATACTGACAACTGTGAGATGGGATTTGCGCTTAGTTTCTTGGGGACAATGCTCCAGAACGTGATCTCATTCTTTATACCGTTATCAGTTCTGATATTTTTCAATCTGGCGGTGTATGCTAACATCAAACGTAGATCGAGGGGTGTCGTAGGGCAGAGTCCTCCGTCAAACAAATCAAACCAAGCAACACAATCTACCGTGCTCAGTCAAGAAGGAACTGGCTCATCGGAAGGTCAAGGAAACCATCCACTCACGGATATGAAAGCCGCCGAGTGCTCAGAGCCAGGCCCATCAACTGCTAGCTTTCGTACAACTATCCAACATATCCAGCTCCCAGAGTACAAACCAGTCAGTGGTCGAATCGCAGTTGAGCCGAATACAGAAGAAAGAAGTTTTGCAAAGCATCGCAGAGCGGCAATCGTCCTGAGCATTCTCGTGGGTTGTTTTTTGATCTGTTGGTTACCTAGCCAAGTGTCTACTTTCATGTACGCAATCTGTGGAACCGGCTGCGTCACCGATTTAACATGGGAAGTCACAAGTTCATTTGTTTGGAGTAACTCGACTATAAATCCCTTTATATATGCAGCTACGAATAAGCTCTTTCGTCGTAATTTCGTGCACAGTTTATGCCTTGATCGATGGATCTGTGACTTGAAACGGTGCAAAGTCAAACGCAAACGTTAA